The proteins below are encoded in one region of Carcharodon carcharias isolate sCarCar2 chromosome 2, sCarCar2.pri, whole genome shotgun sequence:
- the LOC121293328 gene encoding zinc finger protein 292-like isoform X3, producing the protein MQSGIGWGGELGPHLMHSFPHAAASTGRHILCMAGEAGLSACIELCVRALRMESNESPTVKTSICKTVSCLLPDYLEVRRACQLTEFLLEPTVEAYYAVETLYNQPDQKYDDENGPIPNSLRCELLLVLKTHWPFDPEFWDWKTLKRHCLALMGEEASIVSSIDELNDSDLFDENNENHLEVATKEHSLNGLPKFYSDVIKVQNASSEEIGMKEKDKIEKGVVSARFKNWQAYMQYCVLCDREFLGHRIIRHAQTHVKEGNYYCPICAKSFKRKEIFVPHVTCHIKQSCKERLASIKPKRRVGRPPKNLPESIAGKKMAELDKQEHRPIKRNSLYSEDFVVYSDSDGSDDEGKDKSYKPAIMTAQKVDCTEDYNCPVTICTKTFKYFKNLIAHVKGHGNDEEAKQFLKMQSNKVVCQYCRRRFVSVSHLNEHLQIHCGPKPYVCIQLECNASFGTYSELVGHRKEHVLFKAKCMFQNCGRIFTESYLLYDHEAQHYHNSSYTCKFSNCGNIYYSQSELQKHEVDHVTHACVKIEVENSSLFETSQLDPSRADQVNQLLQIKMEDEPCSQPDTYQNGFAIDCVTSETVKSKSSMSEELKALPSSGEQSHLQKDTYFAVTVKNEEETSMRQTHGNLAKTMFKGEGTVIAPLPSETEPGEAVKPVQMFSCKVAGCNRSYTSSRSVSKHIKATHPEYYETLKKQRNLSKIQRFRNPLKCQNQEDPPNPMYFSNEESLSMTPESTLTTVGAIYQQPVPSVLTVENENVSQSRKKKHTHNKRAKWPAIIKGDKFICSRCYREFTNPKSLGGHLSRRAICKPYDRKESSSVVEQKDGQALYKTEKILSPGAFIPQGPEPPCVPDTFLTGETFLQSLEMGDSAASFAAHELFPPTEENNYSTTIFEPSKTPQVTGLPGSFDTEVLQTFQPRFGMSTVEENAASITMSQALTTVCSPRSFVAGEEVSLSTEVPPMLDAAKDSGAYSSCEPFQQALESSFCSGTSFVDDEIHPQNLENSCEPTMFFTNGTLPEIDSNHNSSHSEDSKTLDISIAELLLGLQNLNLDYDEKLYRSGAPCPSSSSGTPASSMNILTHTPMSNCTNSPNIITQCLTDTQTNISLQAAENDKEMKVNLIKPFICQEGGCVYSAMTKDALTNHYVKVHQYSKEQIMEIKMYQTRFAPFRCHVPNCQKTFTRNSNLRAHYQSMHQVTRDELVKLRIKRAYCRKSDGRNKAVDSVPQLQEIISQSRINGSQEKESRELLKQEPDIAEPNEINSEISLHLHSTQNAKTILYNHRMSQDSSVLLAGLQDCSALPAQLQNDLAQSAMPQDALVPASGPQDTPLLLAGPQGTSVLAVEPQSGLAPTAGLQAVSPLLTWSQDVLLPSVKPQNVSLIPEGLQDVSLLPTVQQCISPLPAMPQGVLLPEAQSISPLASGPPNISLLSAGLNGVSVVSSGPQGISELASESAGSLLRSPRPHGASPVPAGLQGASPVPAGLQSASPVPAGLQGASPVPAGLQGPSPVLAGLQGASPVPAGLQGSSPVPAGLQGASPVPAGLQGASPVPAGLQGASPVPAGLQGASPVPAGLQGASPVPAGLQGASPVLAGLQGASPGLQGASPVPAGLQGASLVPAGLQGASPVPTGLQGASLVPAGLQGASPVPAGLQGSSPVPAGLQGASPGLQGASPEPAGLQGASPVPAGLQGASLVPAGLQGASPVPAGLQGASPVPAGLQGALPVPAGLQGASPVPAGLQGASPSVEPQEVFVREERTKDSFLDQQRPEDVLLHPLDISVQRRKSEGGLKQAKKAAGAVKLTKMPGERKCRKSITKIRTECDVNKIHKPYRCVHKSCSAAFTIQQNLILHYRAVHQSDQQLLHMQIKQETTKNANVQVKDFRCQLDDCCRIFQGITDLIKHYSDLHNLTLEEIGKIVSSISEGKFHCDQANCLSSFTVFWSFIKHLLVAHGLDVESQQSDMDTTCFKCDCEGCDRTYATRSNLLRHIFTKHRELHQSHLMRPRRIITDQENIPRTANQDDLSDEKSYFGPEEVSENEEIINRSKSKPVSRECFTSDSKSMKSSEIHGNKSCSSRKVAKYTLKSKAQALAICSNKSLREQYPCMFQNCSSVVTSERSLVKHYRIHHKISNTFVCQYHSHLVTCKKSASMQGKASTEHVTNHEEGLAENAVNEVVIQQQDKLSETEIFSKKLENDDSFKTSEEFSELFNARLIDASTSACIQTELEESVEMIAESKVADLNNYQPCNKRSNGHLTFSDTQKECIQNKKKKNLIMENPEKLSEVNSIRTLDEKEASTPEHNPCPHKAHHHKPFDFSTFKPMGFEFSFLKFLEESALKQKKKTLADKGPSHSLTVNPGTRAGYGLVSSSVVLGDEVSSSASHPVKDDKNSRVSVDHTKQSAADRLSMRTTEHHALTNFASPLSLHILKNIKIIMDKSHSDCVELAEKQLQHMQPTVVLSRVKVDFNMLAQVRSVKESITVKST; encoded by the exons ATGCAATCTGGAATCGGATGGGGAGGAGAACTTGGCCCTCATCTTATGCACAGCTTTCCTCACGCGGCAGCTTCAACAGGGAGACATATACTGTGCATG GCAGGGGAGGCTGGACTTTCAGCTTGTATTGAACTCTGTGTGAGAGCGCTACGCATGGAATCAAATGAAAGCCCCACAGTGAAGACATCAATTTGCAAGACAGTATCATGCTTGTTACCTGATTACTTAGAGGTCAGACGTGCATGCCAGCTTACCGAATTCCTGCTAGAACCTACAGTGGAAGCTTATTATGCAGTTGAGACTTTATACAACCAGCCAGATCAGAAGTATGATGATGAAAATGGTCCAATCCCTAACTCACTAAGATGCGAACTCTTACTTGTTTTAAAAACGCATTGGCCCTTTGATCCTGAATTTTGGGATTGGAAGACTCTGAAGCGCCATTGTCTTGCATTAATGGGAGAGGAAGCATCCATTGTGTCTTCCATAGATGAACTTAACGACAGCGACCTCTTTGATGAAAACAATGAGAACCATCTTGAAGTTGCTACGAAAGAACATTCGTTGAATGGACTTCCTAAATTTTACAGTGACGTGATAAAAGTGCAAAACGCTTCATCTGAAGAAATTGGAATGAAGGAAAAAGATAAAATTGAGAAAGGTGTGGTATCTGCCAGATTTAAGAATTGGCAGGCCTATATGCAGTATTGTGTATTATGTGACCGAGAGTTTCTGGGACACCGAATTATCCGTCATGCTCAAACGCATGTGAAGGAGGGAAACTATTATTGCCCTATATGTGCCAAAAGTTTTAAGAGAAAGGAGATTTTTGTTCCACATGTTACATGTCATATTAAGCAATCTTGTAAAGAACGACTAGCTTCTATCAAACCAAAAAGAAGAGTTGGAAGACCTCCTAAGAACTTGCCTGAAAGTATTGCAGGTAAAAAGATGGCTGAACTAGACAAGCAGGAACATCGCCCAATTAAAAGGAACAGCCTATACAGTGAGGATTTTGTAGTCTACAGTGATAGTGATGGTTCTGATGATGAAGGCAAAGACAAATCGTATAAACCTGCAATCATGACTGCACAAAAAGTGGACTGCACTGAAGATTATAACTGTCCTGTAACTATCTGTACCAAAActtttaagtattttaaaaacTTAATTGCACACGTGAAAGGTCATGGTAATGATGAAGAAGCGAAACAGTTTCTTAAAATGCAGAGTAATAAAGTTGTTTGCCAGTATTGTAGGAGACGCTTTGTCAGTGTTTCTCACCTTAATGAGCATTTGCAAATTCATTGTGGCCCTAAACCCTATGTCTGTATACAGTTGGAGTGTAATGCAAGCTTTGGTACATATTCTGAATTGGTAGGACACAGAAAAGAACATGTACTGTTCAAAGCTAAATGCATGTTTCAAAACTGTGGAAGAATTTTTACAGAGTCTTATTTGTTATATGATCATGAAGCACAGCATTACCACAATTCCTCATATACTTGCAAATTCTCAAACTGTGGAAACATTTACTACTCCCAGAGTGAATTGCAAAAGCATGAAGTTGATCACGTCACACACGCTTGTGTGAAAATTGAAGTTGAAAATAGTTCACTTTTTGAAACAAGCCAGCTTGATCCAAGTAGAGCTGACCAAGTTAACCAATTATTACAAATAAAGATGGAAGATGAACCATGCAGTCAGCCTGACACTTACCAGAATGGTTTTGCTATTGACTGTGTTACAAGTGAAACTGTCAAATCCAAATCTTCCATGTCAGAAGAATTAAAAGCCTTACCATCCAGTGGAGAGCAGAGTCACCTTCAAAAAGACACATACTTTGCTGTAACTGTGAAGAATGAAGAGGAGACCAGCATGCGTCAGACTCATGGTAATTTGGCAAAAACAATGTTTAAAGGGGAGGGTACTGTTATTGCACCGCTACCTTCAGAAACTGAACCTGGTGAAGCAGTAAAACCAGTCCAGATGTTCAGCTGTAAGGTTGCTGGCTGTAATCGAAGCTATACTTCGTCACGCAGTGTCAGCAAACACATCAAGGCTACCCATCCTGAGTACTATGAAACACTGAAAAAACAACGGAACCTATCAAAAATCCAACGGTTTAGAAATCCTTTGAAATGTCAAAATCAAGAGGACCCTCCAAACCCAATGTATTTTTCAAATGAGGAAAGCTTAAGCATGACACCTGAAAGCACCTTGACCACAGTAGGTGCTATTTATCAGCAACCTGTTCCCAGTGTTTTAACTGTTGAAAATGAGAATGTATCTCAATCCAGgaagaaaaaacacacacacaataaacgtGCAAAATGGCCTGCAATCATCAAAGGTGACAAATTTATCTGTAGTAGGTGCTACAGGGAATTTACCAACCCCAAATCTCTTGGAGGTCATTTGTCACGGCGTGCCATTTGTAAACCCTATGACAGAAAGGAAAGTTCTTCAGTTGTGGAGCAGAAGGATGGACAGGCTCTATATAAAACAGAAAAGATTCTTTCACCAGGTGCATTCATCCCTCAGGGACCTGAACCTCCCTGTGTCCCAGATACATTCTTGACTGGCGAAACATTCCTTCAATCATTGGAAATGGGGGACAGTGCAGCTTCATTTGCTGCTCATGAGCTTTTTCCACCAACAGAGGAGAACAACTACAGTACTACTATATTTGAGCCAAGCAAGACTCCCCAGGTCACTGGCCTTCCTGGCTCATTTGACACTGAAGTACTTCAGACCTTTCAACCCAGATTTGGGATGAGTACCGTGGAGGAGAATGCAGCTAGCATAACTATGTCACAGGCGCTAACAACTGTGTGTAGCCCAAGGTCGTTTGTGGCTGGTGAAGAGGTGTCACTCAGCACTGAGGTCCCACCAATGTTAGATGCAGCTAAAGATTCAGGTGCCTATTCATCTTGTGAGCCCTTTCAGCAGGCACTCGAATCCAGTTTTTGTTCAGGAACAAGTTTTGTTGACGATGAGATTCACCCTCAAAATTTGGAAAACAGCTGTGAGCCAACTATGTTTTTTACTAATGGCACCCTTCCAGAGATTGACAGCAATCATAATTCATCTCACTCTGAAGATTCCAAGACATTAGACATAAGCATAGCTGAACTTTTGTTGGGCTTGCAAAATCTGAATTTGGACTATGATGAGAAGCTTTACAGGAGTGGTGCACCGTGCCCTTCCTCAAGTTCAGGGACACCAGCTTCTTCCATGAACATCTTGACACACACACCAATGAGTAATTGTACCAATAGTCCAAACATAATCACTCAGTGTTTGACAGatacacaaacaaacatatcGCTGCAGGCTGCTGAAAATGACAAAGAAATGAAAGTGAATCTCATTAAACCATTTATCTGTCAGGAAGGTGGATGTGTCTATAGTGCGATGACTAAAGATGCTCTGACTAATCATTATGTCAAAGTTCATCAGTACTCTAAGGAACAGATAATGGAAATAAAGATGTATCAGACTAGATTTGCTCCATTTAGATGCCACGTTCCTAACTGCCAGAAAACTTTTACGAGAAATTCTAACCTCCGAGCCCACTACCAGTCCATGCATCAGGTAACACGGGATGAGCTGGTAAAACTGAGAATTAAAAGAGCATACTGTAGAAAATCGGATGGTCGTAATAAAGCTGTGGATAGCGTACCGCAATTGCAGGAAATCATTTCTCAATCCAGAATTAATGGGTCACAGGAGAAAGAATCCAGAGAACTGCTTAAACAGGAGCCTGATATTGCAGAACCTAATGAGATTAACTCAGAAATTAGTCTCCATTTGCATAGCACTCAGAATGCAAAAACTATACTGTATAATCACAGAATGTCACAGGATAGCTCAGTACTACTGGCAGGCCTGCAGGATTGCTCAGCATTACCAGCACAACTTCAAAATGATTTGGCCCAATCAGCAATGCCACAGGATGCCTTGGTGCCAGCATCAGGGCCTCAGGATACCCCATTGCTACTGGCAGGGCCTCAGGGTACCTCTGTGTTGGCAGTTGAGCCACAGAGTGGCCTTGCACCAACAGCAGGCTTGCAGGCTGTCTCACCACTGCTGACATGGTCACAGGATGTCTTGCTGCCATCAGTGAAGCCCCAAAATGTCTCATTAATACCAGAGGGACTGCAGGATGTGTCTCTGTTGCCAACTGTGCAACAATGTATCTCACCGCTACCAGCAATGCCACAGGGTGTCTTGCTCCCAGAGGCTCAGAGTATCTCGCCACTAGCATCAGGACCACCGAATATCTCATTACTATCAGCAGGGCTGAACGGTGTCTCAGTCGTATCATCAGGGCCACAGGGTATCTCTGAACTAGCATCTGAGTCAGCAGGTAGCTTACTACGGTCACCCAGACCACATGGTGCCTCGCCAGTGCCAGCAGGGCTGCAGGGTGCCTCGCCAGTGCCAGCAGGGCTGCAGAGTGCCTCACCAGTGCCAGCAGGGCTGCAGGGTGCCTCGCCGGTGCCAGCAGGGCTGCAGGGTCCCTCGCCGGTTCTAGCAGGGCTGCAGGGTGCCTCGCCAGTGCCAGCAGGGCTGCAGGGTTCCTCGCCGGTGCCAGCAGGGCTGCAGGGTGCCTCGCCAGTGCCAGCAGGGCTGCAGGGTGCCTCGCCTGTGCCAGCAGGGCTGCAGGGTGCCTCACCAGTGCCAGCAGGGCTGCAGGGTGCCTCACCAGTGCCAGCAGGGCTGCAGGGTGCCTCGCCAGTGCCAGCAGGGCTGCAGGGTGCCTCGCCGGTGCTAGCAGGGCTGCAGGGTGCCTCACCAGGGCTGCAGGGTGCCTCTCCAGTGCCAGCAGGGCTGCAGGGTGCCTCGCTAGTGCCAGCAGGGCTGCAGGGTGCCTCGCCAGTGCCAACAGGGCTGCAGGGTGCCTCGCTAGTGCCAGCAGGGCTGCAGGGTGCCTCGCCAGTGCCAGCAGGGCTGCAGGGTTCCTCGCCAGTGCCAGCAGGGCTGCAGGGTGCCTCGCCAGGGCTGCAGGGTGCCTCACCAGAGCCAGCAGGGCTGCAGGGTGCCTCGCCTGTGCCAGCAGGGCTGCAGGGTGCCTCGCTTGTGCCAGCAGGGCTGCAGGGTGCCTCGCCTGTGCCAGCAGGGCTGCAGGGTGCCTCGCCAGTGCCAGCAGGGCTACAGGGTGCCTTGCCAGTGCCAGCAGGGCTGCAGGGTGCCTCGCCAGTGCCAGCAGGGCTGCAGGGTGCCTCGCCATCGGTAGAACCACAAGAGGTTTTTGTACGTGAAGAAAGAACAAAAGATTCATTCCTGGACCAACAAAGACCagaagatgtcttgctgcatccACTGGACATCTCAGTGCAGAGAAGGAAAAGTGAAGGTGGTTTGAAGCAAGCTAAAAAAGCAGCAGGTGCAGTGAAGCTTACTAAGATGCCAGGAGAAAGGAAGTGCAGGAAATCAATTACAAAAATAAGAACAGAATGTGACGTTAATAAAATTCACAAACCTTACAGGTGTGTCCACAAGAGTTGCTCTGCAGCTTTCACTATTCAGCAAAACTTAATACTGCACTATCGAGCTGTGCACCAGTCTGACCAACAGCTGCTTCACATGCAGATCAAACAAGAAACCACCAAAAATGCCAATGTCCAAGTCAAAGATTTTCGATGTCAGCTTGATGACTGTTGTAGAATTTTCCAAGGAATCACAGACCTAATTAAACACTATTCTGACCTTCACAATCTCACTTTAGAAGAAATAGGGAAAATAGTATCTTCCATCAGTGAGGGGAAGTTTCATTGTGACCAGGCTAATTGTTTGTCTTCTTTTACAGTTTTCTGGAGTTTTATTAAACACCTCCTGGTAGCTCATGGCTTAGATGTGGAAAGTCAGCAAAGTGATATGGACACAACTTGTTTTAAATGTGATTGTGAAGGCTGTGATCGGACTTATGCCACTAGATCTAACCTTTTAAGACACATCTTTACAAAGCACAGAGAGCTTCATCAATCTCATTTAATGAGACCCAGAAGAATCATAACAGACCAAGAAAACATTCCAAGAACAGCCAATCAGGATGATCTGTCTGACGAAAAGAGTTATTTTGGACCTGAAGAAGTTAGTGAAAATGAAGAAATCATAAATCGCAGTAAATCTAAACCTGTATCAAGGGAGTGTTTTACATCAGATAGCAAAAGTATGAAAAGCAGCGAAATTCATGGTAATAAGTCTTGCAGTTCTAGAAAAGTTGCTAAATACACTCTTAAAAGTAAGGCCCAAGCCTTGGCCATTTGTAGCAACAAGTCTTTGAGAGAGCAATATCCATGTATGTTTCAGAATTGTTCATCAGTTGTCACCAGTGAACGTAGCCTAGTAAAACATTATAGGATTCATCACAAAATTTCCAATACATTTGTATGTCAGTACCACAGTCATCTGGTAACTTGCAAGAAGTCTGCGAGTATGCAAGGCAAAGCATCAACTGAGCATGTAACCAACCATGAAGAAGGATTAGCGGAGAATGCTGTCAATGAAGTGGTGATTCAGCAGCAGGATAAGCTAAGTGAAACTGAAATTTTCAGTAAGAAATTGGAGAACGATGACTCCTTTAAGACCTCTGAAGAATTTTCAGAATTGTTTAATGCTAGACTGATTGATGCCAGTACTTCTGCTTGCATTCAAACTGAACTGGAGGAAAGTGTAGAGATGATTGCTGAGAGTAAAGTGGCTGATTTAAATAACTATCAGCCTTGTAACAAAAGGTCAAATGGTCACCTGACCTTCTCAGACACACAAAAGGAGTGCATacagaataaaaagaaaaagaatttaataatggaaaatccTGAGAAGCTGTCGGAAGTTAATTCAATCCGAACTCTTGATGAGAAAGAGGCTTCCACTCCAGAGCACAATCCATGTCCACACAAGGCTCACCATCACAAACCTTTTGACTTCAGTACATTTAAACCTATGGGATTTGAATTCTCGTTCTTAAAATTCCTTGAAGAATCTGCTCTAAAGCAAAAGAAAAAAACTTTGGCTGATAAAGGTCCATCTCACAGCCTTACTGTTAACCCTGGAACAAGGGCAGGTTATGGATTAGTCTCATCAAGTGTAGTGTTAGGTGATGAGGTCAGCTCATCAGCAAGCCATCCTGTGAAAGATGACAAAAATTCAAGAGTTTCTGTTGACCACACCAAACAGTCTGCTGCAGATAGATTAAGCATGAGAACTACCGAACATCATGCCCTTACTAATTTTGCTTCTCCcttgtctctccacattcttaaGAACATAAAAATAATAATGGACAAGTCGCATTCAGATTGCGTTGAGCTCGCTGAGAAGCAACTTCAGCATATGCAACCCACAGTAGTGCTTAGTCGAGTAAAAGTGGACTTTAATATGCTGGCCCAAGTTAGAAGTGTAAAGGAAAGTATTACTGTAAAGAGTACATAA